In the Oceanibaculum indicum P24 genome, TGGCCGGCGAATGCGTCTATGACGACGATGCCCTGCGGGTGGCGATTACCATCCCGATCCAGATCGCCCGCGGCCCGGCCAATCAGGAACGGGTTGTCCGCCTTGAATATTTCTCGGCCATTCAGGCGCCGGACGGCGCGGTGGTGGCAAAGCGCGTCTTCCCGGTCGAGGTGACGTTCGAGGGCAACCAGAGCCGGGCGCTCTTCACCGACGCGCTGGAGCAGCGCATTCCGCTGGCCGACCTGAAGCAGGGGCCGGCCTACCGCGTGCTGCTGGGGTTCCAGCTCAGCGAGGCGCAGGTGCAGGAAAATATGCGCCGCACCCGGCGCTGACTTTCCCCTTCATCCCCGCGTTTCCAGACGGCCCCGGCACCCCGCCGGGGCCTTTTCGTTTCAGGGCCGCTTGATAATCAGTATCTTTAATTGCAACTAAAACTAAGAATCAGTTGCAATTAAATCATTCCCTTCATAGGGTCGCTGCAACGCGGCGGGGGCCGCGATCCTGGAATTGGAGGGGCTGACGAAATGAAGCGCATGGTTAAGGCAACCGGCAAGGCTGCCTTCCTCGCCTGCCTGGCCGGTACGGCGGCGGCGGAGACCTATAATCTGGAGCCTGTGGTGGTCGAAAGCGGCACCATCCACAGCTCGCAATCGGTCCGGCAGAGCGTCGAGTCGGCCGGCGAATCGACCCGCAGTAACAGCTATGTCGATGGTTCGGTCATTCAGAACCTGAACCCGGTGAACACTGGCGATGCGCTGCGCTATTCCACGCTGGGCATCATCAACCCGCCGGGCACCGGCGACCGTTTCGGCGGCGGCAGCAAGATTCGCACCTCCGGCGACTGGGGCGCCTCGCGCTCCATCGACGGGCTGCCGGCCTTCAAGGCGGCGGACCAGGAAGGCGGCGGCTACACCAACACCACCATTCCTTCCATTGCCATCGAGAGCATCGGGGTGCTGCGCGGCGGGCGCGCCGTCGGCTATGGCGATGGCACGGATGGCGGCGTGCTGGAGACGCGCATCAAATCCGGCCGCGGCTACAAGGATCATGCGGCAGTGTCGCTGGACCTGAGTTCCGCCATGGAGGCCAACACCCAGGCGGAAGTCGCACATGGTACGGAGAAGTGGGATTATTACGTCGCCGGGAGCTGGCTGCAGGCCGCCTATGATGGCGATCCCGAGAATCTGGACGCGCAGCATGTGCGCGGCGGCCTCGGCAAGTTCGGCTACAATTTCAGCGAGGATACGCGAGTCGAGCTGCTGGGCATCATGAACCGCTCCGAGCCCGACATCATCCGCAGCGGCAATGAGGAGGCAATCCGCTCCTCCTCCAACGTGCTGGCGCTGACCGCCGACCATCGGCTGTCCGACACACAGAGCCTCCGCGCCGGCCTGTTCCACAATGACAGCCACACGCTGTGGGCCGCGCGCAGCCGCGACCGCGAGATCAACAACAACATCCTGTTCGCCGATCATTATCTGGACGTGCCGCTGAGCGACCGCGTGCAGTATCTCGGCACGGTCGGCGGCGAGCTGAAGCGCACCGAATATCTGCGGGACAATCAGTGGGATGCGAATTTCACCGATGTCGCGCTGAAATCGATCAACACGCTGCGTTTCGACGACAATCTGGCGGTCACCGCCGGTGTGCGCCACACCTGGTTCGAGAACGACGTGAAGCTGAACGGCGTGGAACAGGCGGATACGCTGGCCGAGGACAGGATCTGGTCCTACGAGCTGGGCGCCGCCTACAGCGTGCTGCCGGATACGCGGGTGCGGGCTTCCGTCGCCACCGGCTATAACCGCTTCTTCGAGAAGTACGGCAATTTCGGCAGCGATGCGCTGAATTCCGTGGGTGCCGGTGACGAGATCGTCGAATCCCTGACCTACGAGATCGGCGTGCGGCAGGATTTCAGCTTCGGCCATCTCGACGTCGCGCTGTTCGACACAGAGCAGGACGGCGTGCCGCGCCGCAATGCCGGCGCCATCGAAAGCATGACGGTGGACCAGCAGGGGCTGGAGGTTGAAGCGCTGTGGCGTGCCAGCAAGAAGCTGACCTTCACCGCCAATTATTTCCAGATCCTGGACATGAAGGCGACGCGGGCCGATGGCAGCGACGCCAATGGCAACATCTTCTTCGGCACCAATGGCGTGTCGCTGCCGGACTATCAGCTGAGCGTCCAGGCGACCTATGCCCTGACCGACAAGGTTACCCTGTGGGGGCTGGCCTATAACACCGGTGGTTACGAGGCGGAGAATCTGGACGGCACCATCACCGAGCGCGAGGGCTTCACCAAGCTCGATATCGGCGGTTCCTGGAAGGTGCAGCCGAACTGGGCACTGCGCGCCAGGGTCGAGAATGTGTTCGACGAACGCACTTTCGGCTCCACCATCGTCGGCACCACGGCCAATGATGGCGGCAATCTCGGCACCGTGTTCTGGATCGGCACCGACTACACCTTCTAGCCTTGCTGACAGGGCGGGGTGAGAGTCGATGCGGCTTCCAGACTCGCGTTGACTTTCGCCCCGCCCCGTCACATCTTGCCCGCAGTCCGCTGAACCCTGCGGGAGAGATCGGCAGCGCGTTTGCGTAGCCGGCGCCGAAGGAGCAATCCACCCCGGAAACTCTCAGGCAGAAGGACCGCA is a window encoding:
- a CDS encoding TonB-dependent receptor, producing MKRMVKATGKAAFLACLAGTAAAETYNLEPVVVESGTIHSSQSVRQSVESAGESTRSNSYVDGSVIQNLNPVNTGDALRYSTLGIINPPGTGDRFGGGSKIRTSGDWGASRSIDGLPAFKAADQEGGGYTNTTIPSIAIESIGVLRGGRAVGYGDGTDGGVLETRIKSGRGYKDHAAVSLDLSSAMEANTQAEVAHGTEKWDYYVAGSWLQAAYDGDPENLDAQHVRGGLGKFGYNFSEDTRVELLGIMNRSEPDIIRSGNEEAIRSSSNVLALTADHRLSDTQSLRAGLFHNDSHTLWAARSRDREINNNILFADHYLDVPLSDRVQYLGTVGGELKRTEYLRDNQWDANFTDVALKSINTLRFDDNLAVTAGVRHTWFENDVKLNGVEQADTLAEDRIWSYELGAAYSVLPDTRVRASVATGYNRFFEKYGNFGSDALNSVGAGDEIVESLTYEIGVRQDFSFGHLDVALFDTEQDGVPRRNAGAIESMTVDQQGLEVEALWRASKKLTFTANYFQILDMKATRADGSDANGNIFFGTNGVSLPDYQLSVQATYALTDKVTLWGLAYNTGGYEAENLDGTITEREGFTKLDIGGSWKVQPNWALRARVENVFDERTFGSTIVGTTANDGGNLGTVFWIGTDYTF